A single Actinomadura algeriensis DNA region contains:
- a CDS encoding lipoate--protein ligase family protein, producing the protein MHGEYKVPGGKLVVADVDVVDGLLRGPRISGDFFLEPDAALDAINAALDGLPAGLDAREIGARVQAWLPPGTVLLGLTAEAVGIAVRRALAHASDWRDQEWRLIHEGPQEPAVHMALDQVLAEEVAAGRRPPTLRVWEWASPAVIIGSFQSLRNEVDAAEAGRAGVEVVRRISGGGAMFVEPGNTITYSLYAPESLVAGMSFAESYAFLDDWVLGALAELGVRAWYRPLNDIASDQGKIAGAAQKRLAAGAVLHHVTMAYDIDAAKMTRVLRIGREKISDKGIASANKRVDPLRRQTGLPREEIIDRMIAHFRGRYGLVADRPTADELRLAGKYAADKFTTPEWTARVP; encoded by the coding sequence ATGCACGGTGAGTACAAGGTTCCCGGCGGCAAGCTGGTGGTCGCCGACGTCGACGTCGTGGACGGGCTGCTGCGGGGCCCGCGGATCAGCGGGGACTTCTTCCTCGAGCCCGACGCCGCCCTCGACGCGATCAACGCGGCGCTGGACGGCCTCCCGGCGGGGCTGGACGCGCGTGAGATCGGCGCGCGGGTGCAGGCGTGGCTGCCGCCGGGGACGGTGCTGCTCGGCCTGACCGCGGAGGCCGTGGGCATCGCGGTGCGGCGCGCGCTGGCGCACGCGTCGGACTGGCGCGACCAAGAGTGGCGGCTGATCCACGAGGGGCCGCAGGAACCGGCCGTCCACATGGCGCTGGACCAGGTCCTGGCCGAGGAGGTCGCCGCGGGACGGCGGCCGCCGACGCTGCGGGTGTGGGAGTGGGCGTCCCCCGCGGTGATCATCGGCAGCTTCCAGTCGCTGCGCAACGAGGTGGACGCGGCGGAGGCCGGGCGCGCCGGGGTCGAGGTGGTGCGGCGGATCAGCGGCGGCGGGGCGATGTTCGTCGAGCCGGGCAACACGATCACGTACTCGCTGTACGCGCCGGAGTCGCTGGTCGCGGGCATGTCGTTCGCGGAGAGCTACGCGTTCCTGGACGACTGGGTGCTGGGCGCGCTCGCCGAGCTGGGCGTCCGGGCGTGGTACCGGCCGCTGAACGACATCGCGTCCGACCAGGGGAAGATCGCGGGCGCGGCGCAGAAGCGGCTGGCCGCCGGGGCGGTGCTGCACCACGTCACGATGGCCTACGACATCGACGCGGCGAAGATGACGCGGGTGCTGCGGATCGGGCGGGAGAAGATCTCCGACAAGGGGATCGCGAGCGCGAACAAGCGCGTCGATCCGCTGCGACGGCAGACCGGCCTGCCCCGCGAGGAGATCATCGACCGGATGATCGCGCATTTCCGCGGCCGCTACGGGCTCGTCGCCGACCGGCCGACCGCGGACGAGCTGCGGCTGGCGGGCAAGTACGCGGCCGACAAGTTCACCACGCCGGAGTGGACGGCTCGGGTGCCCTGA
- a CDS encoding OsmC family protein, with protein MPKTHRYEVSVVWTGNTGTGTSSYRAFERAHEIRAADKPPIAGSADPAFRGDPARWNPEELLVASLSECHMLWFLHLCADAGVVVTAYTDEPLGTMAETADGGGRFEEVVLRPRVTLADPARAGEAAALHTRAHELCFIANSVNFPVRHEPADA; from the coding sequence ATGCCGAAGACCCATCGCTACGAGGTGTCGGTCGTCTGGACGGGCAACACCGGGACGGGCACGAGTTCCTACCGCGCGTTCGAGCGGGCCCACGAGATCCGCGCGGCGGACAAGCCGCCGATCGCGGGCAGCGCCGACCCGGCGTTCCGCGGCGATCCGGCCCGGTGGAACCCGGAGGAGCTGCTGGTGGCGTCCCTGTCGGAGTGCCACATGCTGTGGTTCCTGCACCTGTGCGCCGACGCGGGCGTCGTCGTCACCGCCTACACCGACGAGCCGCTGGGCACCATGGCCGAGACCGCCGACGGCGGCGGCCGGTTCGAGGAGGTCGTGCTGCGCCCCCGGGTGACGCTGGCCGACCCCGCGCGCGCGGGCGAGGCGGCGGCGCTGCACACGCGCGCGCACGAACTTTGCTTCATCGCGAACTCGGTGAACTTCCCCGTCCGCCACGAACCCGCGGACGCCTGA
- a CDS encoding GntR family transcriptional regulator — protein MQAETVYRRLRELIVAGEYAPGERLTEATVGAALAAGRTPIREALRRLESDGLVRGVGRGVVVRGYGTDELAHAYAVRAALETLTARLAADRWTAGLIAPAALAGLERDAELLERVTADGDLDRAIELNRRFHRGVAELAGNPVALETLDRLWDRIVVSTRASLVPPARPDAVADEHRRLLRAITDGDRAAAGRIADDHVRATGTALE, from the coding sequence ATGCAGGCGGAAACGGTGTACCGGCGGTTGCGCGAGCTGATCGTCGCGGGCGAGTATGCGCCCGGTGAGCGGCTGACCGAGGCGACGGTGGGCGCGGCGCTGGCGGCGGGCCGGACCCCGATCCGGGAGGCGCTGCGCAGGCTGGAGAGCGACGGCCTGGTGCGCGGCGTCGGCCGCGGCGTGGTGGTGCGCGGGTACGGGACGGACGAGCTCGCCCACGCCTACGCGGTCCGTGCGGCGCTCGAAACGCTCACCGCGCGGCTCGCCGCCGACCGCTGGACGGCCGGGCTGATCGCCCCCGCCGCCCTCGCCGGGCTCGAACGGGACGCGGAACTGCTGGAACGCGTGACCGCCGACGGCGATCTCGACCGGGCGATCGAGCTCAACCGCCGGTTCCACCGGGGCGTCGCCGAACTCGCCGGGAACCCGGTCGCGCTGGAGACCCTCGACCGGCTGTGGGACCGGATCGTCGTGTCGACGCGCGCGTCGCTCGTCCCGCCGGCCCGTCCGGACGCCGTCGCGGACGAGCACCGGCGGCTGCTGCGGGCGATCACGGACGGCGACCGGGCCGCGGCGGGGCGCATCGCGGACGACCACGTCCGCGCCACCGGCACGGCGCTGGAGTGA
- a CDS encoding serine hydrolase — protein MIVCTAVLAAGAPVVPQRFRPPAALLAAVPPSPAPGPSPEFGPAERAELTRALDAYLDGRPGSVSLAVRDASGGLSYVYGDELRTATASIVKVNIVMALLLRAQRDGRPLTSAERDLAERAVTVSDNGAATALWHAIGGAAGLAAANEAFGLRDTVPGSGGFWGSTTTGAADQAELLSALVSPASPLSAPNRRYVRDLMADVVPEQAWGVSAAADGPADEPALKNGWLPRDVHEGRWTINSIGLVRAAGRLLLIAVLSERQPAMRAGIATVEGAARTVTAALDRPHEHR, from the coding sequence GTGATCGTGTGCACCGCCGTCCTCGCCGCGGGCGCCCCGGTCGTCCCGCAGCGGTTCCGGCCGCCCGCCGCCCTGCTCGCCGCCGTGCCGCCGTCGCCCGCGCCCGGGCCGTCCCCGGAGTTCGGCCCGGCGGAACGGGCCGAACTCACCCGCGCGCTCGACGCCTACCTGGACGGCCGTCCCGGTTCGGTGTCGCTCGCCGTCCGGGACGCGTCCGGCGGGCTCTCCTACGTCTACGGGGACGAGCTGCGCACGGCGACGGCCAGCATCGTCAAGGTGAACATCGTCATGGCGCTGCTCCTGCGGGCCCAGCGCGACGGCCGTCCGCTCACGTCCGCCGAGCGGGACCTCGCCGAACGCGCCGTCACGGTCAGCGACAACGGCGCCGCCACCGCCCTCTGGCACGCCATCGGCGGCGCCGCCGGGCTGGCGGCCGCGAACGAGGCGTTCGGCCTGCGCGACACGGTCCCCGGGTCCGGCGGATTCTGGGGATCCACGACGACCGGCGCCGCCGACCAGGCCGAACTGCTGTCCGCGCTCGTCTCCCCCGCGAGCCCGCTGTCGGCGCCGAACCGCCGCTACGTCCGGGACCTCATGGCCGACGTGGTCCCCGAGCAGGCATGGGGCGTGAGCGCCGCCGCCGACGGACCGGCCGACGAACCGGCCCTCAAGAACGGCTGGCTGCCGCGCGACGTCCACGAGGGCCGCTGGACGATCAACAGCATCGGCCTCGTCCGCGCGGCCGGCCGGCTGCTGCTGATCGCCGTCCTGTCCGAGCGGCAGCCGGCGATGCGCGCCGGGATCGCGACCGTCGAAGGCGCGGCGCGGACCGTGACGGCCGCGCTCGACCGCCCGCACGAGCACCGCTGA
- a CDS encoding DoxX family protein translates to MRSRSLVYDVAAALARLGVGVVFMAHGWRKIEAGVTATGENFDALGVPLPTAAAVYAAFVELLGGAALIAGLALPVTGALLFVDMVGAFLFVHADRGLFMVDGDRAQNGYELVVALGMAALLFAAGAGGRLTLDAWIVRKRAARPDEPRDEDDDEEDAESFVESLRQAELKFPETAPKPAEPPAEPAAPPAPKKAPSRRSAPKPAPEPAEPPAPPAGTEDDKPVAGRRKAAHRRRTGDTQPVKPPADGGAGAPS, encoded by the coding sequence ATGCGCTCTCGGTCACTGGTGTACGACGTTGCGGCGGCCCTCGCGCGGCTCGGCGTGGGCGTCGTGTTCATGGCGCACGGCTGGCGGAAGATCGAGGCCGGTGTCACCGCGACGGGCGAGAACTTCGACGCCCTCGGGGTGCCGCTCCCGACCGCCGCCGCCGTCTACGCGGCGTTCGTCGAGCTGCTCGGCGGGGCCGCGCTGATCGCCGGGCTCGCCCTGCCGGTCACCGGCGCCCTGCTGTTCGTCGACATGGTCGGCGCGTTCCTGTTCGTGCACGCCGACCGGGGCCTGTTCATGGTCGACGGCGACCGCGCGCAGAACGGCTACGAACTGGTCGTCGCGCTCGGCATGGCCGCCCTGCTGTTCGCGGCGGGCGCCGGAGGACGGCTGACGCTCGACGCCTGGATCGTCCGGAAGCGGGCGGCGCGCCCGGACGAACCACGCGATGAGGACGACGACGAGGAGGACGCGGAGAGCTTCGTGGAGTCGCTCCGGCAGGCCGAGCTGAAGTTCCCCGAAACCGCCCCGAAGCCCGCCGAACCTCCGGCGGAGCCCGCCGCGCCTCCGGCGCCGAAGAAGGCGCCGTCCCGCCGGTCCGCCCCGAAACCGGCCCCCGAGCCGGCCGAGCCCCCGGCGCCGCCCGCCGGGACCGAGGACGACAAGCCGGTGGCGGGCCGCCGCAAGGCGGCGCACCGGCGCCGCACCGGGGACACCCAGCCCGTCAAGCCCCCGGCGGACGGCGGCGCGGGCGCCCCCTCGTGA
- a CDS encoding helix-turn-helix domain-containing protein, with product MSTSAELFTIGRLAERCGLPTRTVRFWSDAGLIPVAGRSAGGYRLYDAAAVARLDLVRTLRELGLGLDQVEAVLTDAATVAEVAAAHVAALDAEIRLLRTRRAVLGTVAKRATTTEETLLMHKLAQMSARERQEIIDEFVRYVVEGVEADSPAMGIAENMRRAAELPDDPTPEQVDAWIELGELVADEDFRRRVRDMAVAGRPAEEQRYAVDPGAVMEHAGRALADGIAPESPEGRAVVERIADPDVPVAERAAIADEMAAFTDARVERYWRLLAIINGREPGPAAVPAFEWFIAALRAHGA from the coding sequence ATGAGCACGAGCGCGGAACTGTTCACGATCGGGCGGCTCGCCGAGCGGTGCGGGCTGCCCACGCGGACGGTCCGGTTCTGGTCCGACGCCGGGCTGATCCCGGTCGCCGGACGGTCCGCGGGCGGCTACCGCCTGTACGACGCGGCGGCGGTGGCCCGCCTGGACCTCGTCCGGACGCTGCGCGAGCTGGGGCTGGGCCTGGACCAGGTCGAGGCGGTCCTGACGGACGCCGCCACGGTCGCGGAGGTCGCGGCGGCGCACGTCGCCGCGCTCGACGCGGAGATCCGGCTGCTGCGGACGCGGCGCGCGGTGCTCGGCACGGTCGCGAAACGCGCGACCACGACGGAGGAGACGCTGCTGATGCACAAGCTGGCCCAGATGTCCGCCCGAGAGCGGCAGGAGATCATCGACGAGTTCGTCCGGTACGTGGTGGAGGGAGTCGAGGCCGACTCGCCCGCGATGGGCATCGCGGAGAACATGCGGCGGGCCGCCGAACTGCCGGACGATCCCACGCCCGAGCAGGTCGACGCCTGGATCGAGCTCGGCGAGCTGGTCGCCGACGAGGACTTCCGGCGGCGCGTCCGCGACATGGCGGTCGCCGGGCGGCCCGCCGAGGAGCAGCGGTACGCGGTCGACCCGGGCGCGGTCATGGAGCATGCCGGGCGGGCCCTGGCGGACGGGATCGCGCCGGAGTCGCCGGAGGGCCGCGCCGTGGTCGAGCGGATCGCCGACCCGGACGTCCCGGTCGCGGAGCGCGCGGCGATCGCCGACGAGATGGCGGCGTTCACCGACGCCCGCGTGGAGCGCTACTGGCGGCTCCTGGCGATCATCAACGGCCGGGAGCCGGGCCCGGCGGCCGTCCCGGCGTTCGAGTGGTTCATCGCCGCGCTGCGCGCCCACGGCGCCTGA